The Primulina tabacum isolate GXHZ01 chromosome 7, ASM2559414v2, whole genome shotgun sequence genome includes a window with the following:
- the LOC142551717 gene encoding putative 1-phosphatidylinositol-3-phosphate 5-kinase FAB1D, whose product MPSISPSGALRSCESSVSCCGDISVDANFSDRYIETSRSESVDISSKRHEDNSNLPVNGKHDIGEVSRNIETAESGEVGERANYTLETAGSLVNYGSGKSLSGEVDTEFWLPPEPEDQVDDLVGSVANYEDDDDECGDSGEWAKTSSLSGFGEEGSGTKKFKEEKLKVMNDVRNGKFKALVSQLIKSVDVDSCRNYCENWVDIVTSLSWEAAAFVKPAAHKGTAMDPDGHVKIKCIATGSRNQSRVVKGLVFKKHAAHKHMQTRYKNPRLLLIYGSLDLSSGGLSSFDSMQQEKNNLKSIVEMIDMYHPNVILVEKSVSRDIQESILAKGITLVFDMKLHRLERVARCIGSPILSSEVAIGQKLRQCDSFHIEKFVEELAVSTEAGKKPSKTLMFLDGSPAHVGCTILLMGANSDELKRIKCVVLCAVVIAYHLILETSFLLDQRAMFYTISPCEVVDLALTNNKLISVGYDKTSISSQNESDAKIDTSSTLDIPISDGVQGTGSHNPIPLSKENSSSSFEPYSTTTYPGLTLSTSIKKVMDDSFPCFSDSSLSTPSLQNFNGRNEFGQSENDIQIAIDLGVADHSDTNLEARSEGDNLLNHEQPYMLESPDAQNLSDSAEEQMNNKDEISSVLDSESILVLMSSRNASRGTVCEQSHFSHIKFYRSFDVPLGNFLRDNLLRLTLQCKTCGEFPEAHFYYYVHHNKQLTIQVRHLPAERNLPGETEGKLWMWSRCGQCKLHDGSSKSTKRVLISSDAQGLSFGKFLELSFSNQSSFSSLSSCGHSFDKDFIYFFGLGPMVAMFKYSPVATFSVSLPPQKLEFSCSVRGEFLNRDSEDVYLKGISMFRDIEESLKDIQTRYARVTLNIQGSGKEFSDIVEMLKRERSQFEVDIKESVKNGSQGDNVCKFLSLNRLRMELLLESYLWDQRLHALLSSDLKVDCNESSKLQSTKPLLQEDAIAGEEFGTTEIAIENSFSPLENTSGAENMFDICTDCSEFPIEHIPIHGPVEGPTEDNSCSIDELDEKGSAVPDILMKPTSEDYFDDVKRNSGEDNFDKTVSIATEVESSGSDANSSLKGNHNLYVSSNLENDRGWIWAPFSDIRREYMEDIQRGYFPKFEYLNSHAAQSTAQKLIADEGSRLHIPLGKDYIVTEYEDELSSIIACALTFLKDRDTVSEDLTVDAQKERGMDAKLSGSSQSMTQTFSLGSPRWSSFGSSDSDNILSPLAISSEDSHSSSFDGLDLLDSLFSYGAGHPQVSLGSGKSRGKRKYSVISTYASQFRQLRDRCCPSEIGYIASLSRCRNWDAKGGKSKSFFAKTLDDRLIIKEIQRTEFDSFMKFAPNYFEYMNQCYELGNQTCLAKILGIYQVVIRAKNGKEARHDLLVMENLMFGRHIARQYDLKGALHARFTPTAKCSGDVLLDQNFVNDMNVSPLYVSSISKRNLQRAVYNDTHFLNSINVMDYSLLVGVDSQGRKLVCGIIDYVRQYTWDKQIENWVKSSLVVPKNHSPTVISPKEYKKRFRKFIDTHFRSVPDHWCSRRSKPCKLCGPVEENGLGLVKSQKKGTDNEFSLSTAQ is encoded by the exons TGGAGAAGTTAGCAGAAATATAGAAACTGCTGAAAGTGGTGAGGTTGGGGAAAGAGCAAATTACACTTTAGAAACAGCCGGTTCTTTAGTTAATTATGGATCTGGAAAGTCACTTTCAGGTGAAGTGGATACTGAATTTTGGCTTCCTCCAGAACCTGAAGACCAGGTGGACGATTTAGTAGGTAGTGTAGCAAATTATGAGGACGATGATGATGAGTGTGGCGATAGTGGGGAATGGGCTAAAACTAGCTCTTTGAGTGGTTTTGGAGAAGAAGGCAGTGGAACTAAAAAATTCAAAGAGGAAAAGCTCAAAGTTATGAATGATGTTAGGAATGGGAAGTTTAAGGCCCTTGTTAGTCAGCTAATCAAGTCAGTGGATGTTGATTCGTGTCGTAATTATTGTGAGAATTGGGTGGATATAGTGACTTCTTTATCATGGGAGGCTGCTGCTTTTGTGAAACCTGCTGCACACAAAGGCACAGCAATGGATCCGGATGGACATGTGAAGATTAAATGCATCGCAACTGGTTCTCGTAATCAAAG CCGAGTAGTTAAAGGGTTAGTGTTTAAAAAGCATGCCGCTCACAAACACATGCAAACGAGGTACAAGAACCCAAGACTGCTGTTGATTTACGGGTCACTTGATCTTTCTTCTGGTGGATTGTCATCATTTGATTCAATGCAGCAG GAAAAGAACAATTTGAAATCCATTGTTGAGATGATAGACATGTACCATCCAAATGTTATTTTAGTCGAAAAGTCAGTCTCTCGTGATATACAAGAGTCTATTCTTGCTAAAGGGATCACATTAGTCTTTGACATGAAGCTCCATCGGCTGGAGAGAGTTGCTCGTTGTATCGGTTCACCTATCTTGTCATCTGAGGTTGCAATTGGCCAAAAACTGAGGCAATGTGATTCCTTTCATATTGAGAAGTTTGTGGAAGAACTTGCTGTTTCCACAGAGGCTGGGAAAAAACCAAGTAAAACGTTAATGTTCCTCGATGGCTCTCCTGCTCATGTTGGATGTACC ATTCTGCTGATGGGAGCGAACAGTGATGAATTGAAAAGGATTAAATGTGTGGTCCTATGTGCAGTTGTCATAGCATATCATTTAATCCTTGAgacatctttccttttagaccaGAGAGCAATGTTTTACACGATTTCACCCTGTGAAGTAGTGGACCTAGCACTCACCAATAATAAATTGATATCTGTTGGCTATGACAAGACCAGCATTTCTTCCCAAAATGAATCTGATGCAAAAATTGATACATCATCTACTCTTGATATACCTATTTCTGATGGGGTCCAGGGAACGGGGTCTCATAATCCAATCCCACTGTCAAAAGAAAATTCATCATCTTCGTTTGAGCCTTACAGCACGACAACATATCCGGGATTAACTCTTTCAACATCTATTAAAAAAGTCATGGATGACAGCTTTCCTTGTTTCTCTGACTCTTCTCTGAGTACACCCAGTTTACAGAATTTCAATGGAAGAAATGAGTTTggtcaatctgaaaatgatattCAGATAGCTATTGATTTGGGCGTGGCTGACCACAGTGATACTaatcttgaagctagatctgagGGGGACAATTTACTTAATCATGAGCAGCCATATATGCTAGAATCTCCAGATGCTCAAAATCTAAGTGATAGTGCTGAAGAGCAAATGAATAACAAGGATGAGATAAGCTCAGTATTGGATTCTGAAAGTATTTTAGTCTTGATGTCCAGTCGCAATGCTTCAAGAGGGACTGTCTGTGAGCAGAGTCATTTTTCTCATATTAAGTTTTACAGAAGTTTTGATGTTCCGCTCGGAAATTTTTTGCGGGATAATTTACTCCGACTG ACACTCCAGTGTAAGACTTGTGGAGAATTCCCTGAGGCTCACTTTTACTACTATGTACACCATAATAAGCAACTTACGATCCAAGTTAGACATCTTCCTGCTGAAAGAAATCTTCCTGGGGAAACTGAAGGGAAGCTTTGGATGTGGAGTCGCTGTGGTCAGTGTAAACTGCATGATGGAAGCTCAAAATCTACAAAAAGGGTGTTGATATCCTCTGACGCACAAGGTTTATCATTCGGAAAGTTTTTGGAGCTCAGTTTTTCGAACCAATCTTCATTCAGTAGTCTATCCAGCTGTGGTCATTCTTTTGATAAAGATTTCATATACTTCTTTGG ATTAGGCCCAATGGTTGCCATGTTCAAGTACTCTCCAGTTGCAACTTTTTCGGTTTCTCTGCCACCTCAAAAGCTGGAGTTCAGCTGTTCTGTCAGAGGAGAGTTTCTTAATAGAGATTCCGAGGAT GTGTATTTGAAAGGGATTTCAATGTTCCGTGATATTGAAGAGTCTTTGAAGGATATACAAACTCGATATGCTAGGGTAACTCTGAATATTCAAGGATCAGGCAAGGAATTTTCTGATATTGTGGAGATGTTGAAGCGGGAAAGATCTCAGTTTGAG GTCGACATTAAAGAGTCTGTAAAGAATGGAAGCCAAGGAGATAATGTTTGTAAATTTCTAAGTTTGAATAGACTACGAATGGAGCTTTTGCTTGAATCATACCTATGGGATCAAAGACTACATGCATTACTCTCATCCGATCTTAAGGTGGACTGTAATGAATCAAGTAAGTTACAATCAACCAAACCGTTACTACAAGAAGATGCAATCGCTGGGGAAGAGTTTGGTACAACTGAGATTGCTATTGAAAATTCTTTCAGTCCTCTCGAAAATACTTCTGGAGCTGAAAATATGTTTGACATATGTACTGATTGCAGTGAGTTTCCAATTGAACACATTCCTATTCATGGGCCGGTTGAAGGACCTACCGAAGATAATTCATGCTCCATAGACGAATTGGATGAAAAAGGATCAGCGGTTCCTGATATCTTGATGAAACCTACTTCCGAAGATTATTTTGATGATGTTAAGAGAAACTCTGGAGAGGATAATTTTGATAAGACAGTATCAATTGCtactgaagttgagtccagTGGTTCTGATGCAAACAGTTCTCTCAAGGGTAACCACAATCTATATGTTTCATCTAACCTAGAAAACGATAGAGGTTGGATATGGGCTCCATTTTCAGACATTCGACGTGAATACATGGAGGATATCCAGAGAGggtattttccaaaatttgaatatttaaacaGCCATGCGGCACAATCTACAGCTCAGAAATTGATTGCTGATGAAGGTTCTCGACTGCACATTCCTCTTGGTAAGGACTATATTGTGACTGAATATGAGGATGAATTGTCAAGCATCATAGCTTGTGCTCTGACATTTTTGAAGGATCGAGATACCGTGTCAGAGGATCTAACAGTGGATGCTCAGAAAGAGAGAGGAATGGATGCCAAGCTAAGCGGGAGTTCCCAGAGCATGACTCAAACATTCTCTTTGGGTTCTCCTCGTTGGTCTTCATTTGGTTCCTCAGATTCCGACAACATTCTATCTCCACTCGCTATTTCCTCAGAAGATTCACATTCATCAAGTTTTGATGGTTTAGATTTGTTggattcgctattttcttatggTGCTGGTCACCCACAAGTTTCTTTGGGTTCAGGGAAGAGTCGTGGGAAGCGTAAATACTCTGTTATAAGTACATATGCAAGCCAGTTTCGTCAGTTACGAGATCGGTGTTGTCCTTCTGAAATCGGTTATATTGCTTCTCTAAGCCGTTGTAGGAACTGGGATGCCAAAGGTGGGAAGAGTAAATCTTTCTTTGCCAAGACATTAGACGACCGATTGATTATTAAGGAAATTCAGAGGACAGAATTCGATTCTTTCATGAAGTTTGCTCCAAATTACTTCGAGTACATGAACCAGTGCTATGAGCTGGGAAACCAGACCTGTCTTGCTAAAATTCTTGGTATCTATCAG GTCGTCATTCGAGCGAAGAATGGTAAGGAGGCCAGGCATGATCTCCTGGTGATGGAGAATCTTATGTTTGGTCGGCATATAGCTAGGCAGTATGACCTTAAAGGAGCTTTACATGCTCGATTTACCCCCACTGCCAAATGTTCAGGAGATGTTCTCTTGGATCAGAATTTTGTCAATGATATGAATGTTTCACCTCTCTATGTTAGCAGCATATCAAAGAGGAATCTGCAGCGGGCTGTGTATAATGACACACATTTTCTCAAT TCAATCAATGTGATGGACTATTCTCTTCTAGTGGGAGTGGATAGTCAAGGTCGTAAACTGGTCTGTGGGATCATTGACTATGTCAGGCAGTATACCTGGGACAAGCAAATTGAGAATTGGGTTAAATCTTCACTTGTTGTTCCTAAGAATCATTCGCCGACTGTAATCTCTCCCAAAGAATACAAGAAGAGATTTAGAAAGTTCATTGATACACACTTTCGGAGTGTACCAGATCACTGGTGTTCCCGAAGATCTAAACCTTGCAAACTGTGTGGTCCTGTCGAGGAAAATGGTCTGGGACTTGTGAAGTCTCAAAAGAAAGGTACTGACAATGAATTTTCTCTTTCAACGGCTCAATAG
- the LOC142551718 gene encoding putative arabinosyltransferase ARAD1: MALKTPPLFFTLTLLSVLSLAFFYWNSSTNSAPLPNHQNTLSAKQESINVYISPLPRSLNYGLLEKYWVLNSDSRVGSEVDEEIRKTLLRKDFEKHLPYPQNPIIKQYSAEYWILGDLLAPEEVKRESFARRVFDYREADVIFVPFFATLSAELQLVINKGVFRKRAEENEDYKRQRMVIDTVRMSEAWQKSGGRDHVFVLTDPVAMWHVKDEIAPAVLLVVDFGGWFRLDSKSSNENSSDLMIHHTQVSLLKDVIVPYSYLLPRLHISENQKRHTLLYFKGAKHRHRGGLVREKLWDLLINEPGVIIEEGFPNATGKEQSIKGMRTSEFCLHPAGDTPTSCRLFDAIQSLCIPVIVSDNVELPFEGMVDYSEFSVFVAVSDALRPNWLVGHLRNYSDKQKDVYRKNMAKIQQIFEYENGFPGGVGPTPLDGAVNHIWKKVHEKLPMIKEAIVRERRKPPGVSVPLRCHCI, translated from the exons ATGGCCTTAAAAACTCCACCCCTCTTCTTCACTCTCACTCTCCTCTCCGTTCTCTCACTCGCCTTCTTCTACTGGAACTCCAGCACTAATTCAGCACCTCTACCGAATCACCAAAATACCCTGTCCGCCAAACAAGAATCCATCAATGTCTACATTTCACCGCTCCCCAGATCCCTCAACTATGGCCTCTTAGAAAAATACTGGGTTTTGAACTCCGATTCAAGGGTTGGAAGCGAAGTAGATGAAGAAATAAGAAAGACCCTTTTGCGTAAAGATTTTGAAAAACATCTTCCTTATCCTCAAAACCCAATAATCAAACAGTACAGCGCGGAGTACTGGATCTTGGGGGATTTGTTGGCGCCCGAAGAGGTGAAAAGAGAGTCTTTCGCGAGAAGGGTTTTCGATTACAGGGAAGCTGATGTGATCTTCGTTCCATTTTTCGCAACTTTAAGTGCTGAATTGCAGCTGGTTATTAATAAAGGTGTGTTTAGAAAGAGGGCTGAGGAGAATGAGGATTATAAGAGGCAAAGAATGGTGATTGATACGGTTAGAATGTCAGAGGCTTGGCAGAAGTCTGGTGGCAGAGATCATGTCTTTGTTCTCACCG ACCCTGTTGCTATGTGGCATGTCAAGGATGAAATTGCACCAGCAGTTCTCCTTGTGGTGGATTTTGGCGGCTGGTTCAGGCTCGACTCCAAATCATCCAACGAGAACTCATCTGACTTGATGATACATCACACCCAAGTTTCACTGCTGAAAGATGTCATCGTGCCATACTCCTATTTACTTCCAAGGTTGCACATATCGGAAAACCAGAAAAGGCACACTCTTCTTTACTTCAAAGGAGCCAAGCATAGGCATCGG GGTGGACTTGTTCGAGAAAAATTATGGGATTTACTGATCAATGAACCTGGAGTCATTATAGAAGAAGGCTTTCCCAATGCTACCGGGAAGGAGCAGTCGATAAAGGGAATGAGGACATCAGAATTCTGTTTGCACCCAGCAGGGGACACGCCTACATCATGTAGGCTTTTTGATGCCATCCAGAGTCTCTGTATACCAGTTATTGTTAGTGACAACGTAGAGCTTCCCTTCGAAGGGATGGTGGATTATTCTGAATTTTCAGTTTTTGTAGCAGTTAGTGATGCTTTGAGGCCTAATTGGCTCGTGGGTCATCTAAGAAATTATTCTGATAAACAGAAGGATGTGTATCGCAAAAACATGGCTAAGATCCAACAAATCTTTGAGTATGAAAATGGCTTTCCCGGAGGCGTAGGTCCTACACCATTGGATGGTGCAGTCAATCACATTTGGAAAAAGGTACATGAAAAACTGCCGATGATCAAAGAAGCTATTGTGCGGGAGAGGAGGAAACCTCCAGGTGTTTCAGTACCACTTCGCTGTCACTGCATTTGA
- the LOC142550956 gene encoding uncharacterized protein LOC142550956, with product MSLACLVCHGVESPSHSLRSYSVSSADNEGRCYVIANCLARKSSLPHPRANPSITSSKVMPQPSIPSSTEVAGAPRLVRSRAVRRDWNFDAEVLEC from the coding sequence ATGAGTCTTGCATGTCTTGTATGCCATGGCGTAGAAAGCCCATCCCATTCACTCAGAAGCTACTCCGTATCCAGTGCTGACAACGAAGGAAGATGTTATGTGATTGCCAATTGTTTGGCCAGGAAATCATCACTTCCACATCCTAGAGCTAATCCGAGCATCACATCATCTAAGGTGATGCCCCAACCTTCCATTCCGAGTAGTACTGAGGTTGCAGGTGCTCCAAGACTTGTCAGAAGCCGTGCCGTAAGAAGGGACTGGAATTTTGATGCAGAGGTTCTGGAGTGTTAG
- the LOC142550957 gene encoding GDSL esterase/lipase At1g29670-like, whose product MSQASLRNFILFCFFLFSLISLCTTTQQNDNTKIDGMFVFGSSLVDNGNNNFLPNSIAKVNYFPYGIDFPLGPSGRFTNGKNVIDLLGEKLNLSDYIPPFSDPSTDGSKIVNGVNFASGGSGILDDTGAVAGNVISLNQQIRNFEEYTLPELEMQWGNKSKEILPQFLFLIGSGGNDYSLNYFMGLSNSTNTSIEAFTANLITTLAHHLMRLYNLGASKFVLMAINPNGCSPMAKARVPTREGCIQTLNRAVHMFNAKLRNLVDTIRTQMPGSNLVFVNSYKVIMDIIRHPISKGFVDAKNACCEISKISEGGNGVLCKRGGSICENREEYVFFDGLHPTEAVNVVIANKAFASKFKLEVYPFNIYDLSQM is encoded by the exons ATGTCCCAAGCAAGTCTTCGAAATTTCATTCTCTTCTGTTTCTTTCTCTTCTCTTTGATCTCTTTATGCACAACCACACAACAGAATGATAACACCAAGATCGATGGCATGTTTGTGTTTGGAAGCTCTCTTGTTGATAATGGGAACAACAATTTCCTTCCAAATTCCATAGCCAAAGTCAACTATTTTCCTTATGGAATAGACTTCCCTCTTGGCCCTTCTGGTAGATTTACCAATGGAAAAAATGTGATAGACTTGCTCGGCGAAAAACTCAACCTTTCAGATTACATTCCACCATTCTCTGATCCTTCAACTGATGGGAGTAAGATTGTAAATGGGGTCAACTTTGCTTCTGGTGGTTCTGGTATATTGGATGACACTGGTGCAGTTGCT GGAAATGTGATCAGTTTGAATCAACAAATAAGAAACTTTGAGGAGTACACGCTCCCAGAATTGGAGATGCAATGGGGGAACAAGAGCAAAGAAATCCTTCCCCAGTTCTTATTTTTGATTGGAAGTGGTGGAAATGACTACTCACTCAACTACTTCATGGGCTTATCCAACAGTACTAACACCAGCATCGAAGCTTTCACTGCCAATTTGATCACAACCCTCGCTCACCATCTTATG AGGTTGTACAATTTGGGTGCTAGCAAGTTCGTGTTGATGGCTATAAATCCTAATGGTTGTAGTCCAATGGCTAAAGCGAGGGTCCCGACACGAGAGGGCTGCATACAGACGTTGAATCGAGCAGTTCACATGTTCAATGCCAAGTTGAGGAACTTGGTAGATACCATAAGGACACAAATGCCTGGTTCTAACCTTGTTTTTGTCAATTCATACAAAGTTATTATGGATATAATAAGACATCCTATTTCAAAAG GTTTTgtggatgcaaagaatgcttgCTGTGAAATAAGCAAGATAAGTGAAGGTGGGAATGGGGTTTTGTGCAAGAGAGGAGGATCCATCTGTGAAAATAGGGAAGAATATGTGTTTTTTGATGGATTGCATCCAACAGAAGCTGTAAATGTTGTGATTGCAAATAAAGCTTTTGCATCCAAATTTAAACTTGAGGTTTACCCTTTCAACATCTACGATCTCTCACAAATGTAA